Proteins encoded by one window of Actinocorallia herbida:
- a CDS encoding DUF742 domain-containing protein: protein MTPRQLDTEDPDRFYTVTGGRTDAADTGLDIVTLVLTESAPTPGIQSEHAQILTLAESPVSVVELSAELRLPISVVKLLLVDLIDTGRLSVRGSAARRRSELPDMETLKQVLLGLQSL from the coding sequence GTGACCCCGCGGCAGCTCGACACCGAAGATCCGGACCGGTTCTACACCGTCACCGGCGGACGGACCGACGCGGCCGACACGGGTCTGGACATCGTCACACTCGTCCTCACCGAGTCGGCGCCGACCCCCGGCATACAGTCCGAGCACGCCCAGATCCTGACGCTGGCCGAATCGCCGGTCTCCGTCGTCGAGCTGTCGGCGGAGCTACGGCTGCCGATCAGCGTCGTCAAGCTCCTCCTGGTCGACCTCATCGACACCGGACGCCTGTCGGTGCGCGGCTCCGCCGCGCGCCGGCGCTCCGAACTCCCCGACATGGAAACGCTGAAGCAGGTGCTCCTTGGACTCCAAAGTCTCTGA
- a CDS encoding cytochrome P450 — translation MTAEEPIRLYGTHIAADPTDLYEEIRRSYGPVAPILLDDDVPAWFVIGYREAHHITSNPQLFARDSRRWNQWEHISAEWPLMPYVGWTPSVMFAEGPEHQRRAGAIGDALDIFDRTEVAAICERAADVLIDEFSGDGSADLIAQFSSQITLQVLAKLFGLPDKDIPILVQDVAESLDVDEKAALAHGRIQERMQRLVAEKHAVPGPDVPSRLIEHSAGLTDDEIIIDLLVVMAAAQAPVGNWIGNALRLMLIDDDFSVSLQGGRSSVSHALNEVLWKDTPTQNFIGRFAVHDSELGGRRIKRGDLLVMGYAAANRDPQVSPSYHHTGTNRAHMSFGHGEHGCPYPGPELGEVIAKTAIEVLLDRLPDVALAVSAKELQWRPSLWMRGLFTLPVTFTPTARMDF, via the coding sequence TTGACCGCGGAAGAGCCGATCCGTCTGTACGGCACGCACATCGCGGCCGACCCGACCGATCTGTACGAGGAGATCCGGCGCTCCTACGGGCCCGTCGCGCCGATCCTCCTGGACGACGACGTGCCCGCCTGGTTCGTCATCGGATACCGGGAGGCGCACCACATCACGAGCAACCCGCAGCTGTTCGCCCGGGACTCGCGCCGCTGGAACCAGTGGGAGCACATCTCGGCGGAGTGGCCGCTCATGCCGTACGTGGGCTGGACGCCGTCGGTGATGTTCGCCGAGGGCCCCGAGCACCAGCGGCGCGCGGGCGCGATCGGCGACGCGCTGGACATCTTCGACCGGACCGAGGTCGCCGCGATCTGCGAGCGGGCCGCCGACGTGCTCATCGACGAGTTCTCCGGCGACGGCTCGGCCGACCTCATCGCGCAGTTCTCCTCGCAGATCACCCTTCAGGTGCTGGCGAAGCTCTTCGGGCTGCCGGACAAGGACATCCCGATCCTGGTCCAGGACGTCGCGGAGTCTTTGGACGTCGACGAGAAGGCGGCGCTCGCGCACGGCCGCATCCAGGAGCGGATGCAGCGCCTGGTGGCGGAGAAGCACGCCGTCCCCGGGCCGGACGTGCCGTCGCGGCTGATCGAGCACTCCGCGGGGCTGACCGACGACGAGATCATCATCGACCTGCTCGTGGTGATGGCCGCCGCGCAGGCGCCGGTGGGCAACTGGATCGGCAACGCGCTGCGGCTGATGCTCATCGACGACGACTTCTCGGTGTCGCTCCAGGGCGGCCGCTCCAGCGTCTCGCACGCGCTGAACGAGGTCCTGTGGAAGGACACCCCGACGCAGAACTTCATCGGGCGGTTCGCGGTGCACGACAGCGAGCTGGGCGGGCGCCGGATCAAGCGGGGCGACCTGCTCGTCATGGGATACGCGGCCGCGAACCGCGACCCGCAGGTGTCCCCGTCCTACCACCACACCGGGACGAACCGGGCGCACATGTCCTTCGGGCATGGCGAGCACGGCTGCCCCTACCCGGGCCCCGAGCTGGGCGAGGTCATCGCGAAGACGGCGATCGAGGTGCTGCTGGACCGGCTGCCCGACGTGGCGCTCGCGGTGAGCGCGAAGGAGCTGCAGTGGCGGCCGTCGCTGTGGATGCGCGGCCTGTTCACCCTGCCCGTCACCTTCACGCCCACCGCGCGGATGGACTTCTAG
- a CDS encoding alpha/beta hydrolase family protein — protein sequence MRLGRTPRLAVAAALAAGLLSTFQAPASAVPVVAHYSSQVENDGADVYYPAGATGRLPVALLMQGAKVHRMYYAQYAEAIAAYGFIVVVPNHKRLVFFDQNYYPSQTMPAEAVDWMNDEDANAASPLAGKIDTDSLVLLGHSFGGAAALGVAEESCGIPFCTTLGYSRPAEVKAAALYGTNNKLPLFGTFAAMDNDIPVQLLQGTVDGAALPADAESSYGKLKNGPKQIVRIAGANHYGITNVQSPPGAEAETSTQTIGQADSIATTARWAALFLKAQLGDTAAAAYVYQTGDAADTGVTVTTQVS from the coding sequence GTGCGTCTTGGACGTACCCCCCGTCTCGCCGTGGCCGCCGCTCTCGCGGCCGGGCTCCTGTCCACCTTCCAGGCGCCCGCGTCCGCGGTGCCCGTCGTCGCCCACTACTCCAGCCAGGTGGAGAACGACGGCGCCGACGTCTACTACCCGGCCGGCGCGACCGGCCGCCTGCCCGTCGCGCTGCTCATGCAGGGCGCGAAGGTGCACCGGATGTACTACGCGCAGTACGCCGAGGCGATCGCCGCCTACGGCTTCATCGTCGTGGTGCCCAACCACAAGCGCCTGGTCTTCTTCGACCAGAACTACTACCCGTCGCAGACGATGCCCGCCGAGGCCGTCGACTGGATGAACGACGAGGACGCCAACGCCGCCTCGCCGCTCGCCGGCAAGATCGACACCGACAGCCTCGTCCTGCTCGGCCACTCCTTCGGCGGCGCGGCCGCCCTGGGCGTCGCCGAGGAGTCGTGCGGCATCCCGTTCTGCACCACGCTCGGCTACTCCCGGCCGGCCGAGGTGAAGGCCGCCGCGCTGTACGGCACCAACAACAAGCTGCCCCTCTTCGGCACCTTCGCCGCGATGGACAACGACATCCCCGTCCAGCTGCTCCAGGGCACCGTCGACGGCGCCGCGCTCCCGGCCGACGCCGAGTCCTCCTACGGCAAGCTGAAGAACGGGCCGAAGCAGATCGTCCGGATCGCCGGCGCCAACCACTACGGCATCACCAACGTGCAGAGCCCGCCCGGGGCCGAGGCCGAGACCTCGACCCAGACCATCGGGCAGGCCGACAGCATCGCCACCACCGCGCGCTGGGCCGCGCTGTTCCTCAAGGCGCAGCTCGGTGACACCGCGGCGGCCGCGTACGTCTACCAGACCGGTGACGCCGCGGACACCGGTGTGACGGTCACCACGCAGGTCTCCTGA
- a CDS encoding GTP-binding protein: MDSKVSDPAARTPLRSTATDGLKIVVVGGFGVGKTSMVGAVSEISPLSTEEVMTQAGVGVDDIGKVASKRTTTVAFDFGRITLNAEQVLYLFGAPGQDRFWFLWDQLFSGSLGAVVLVDTRRLKDSWYAIDRLEHHGMPFVVAVNRFEPTEPSLEQVRDALSLSPDVPMLDCDARMRESCKLVLISLVRHLTRLSEAKL, encoded by the coding sequence TTGGACTCCAAAGTCTCTGACCCCGCCGCGCGCACCCCCCTGCGCAGCACCGCCACCGACGGTCTGAAGATCGTCGTCGTGGGCGGCTTCGGGGTCGGCAAGACATCGATGGTCGGCGCGGTGAGCGAGATCAGTCCGCTCAGCACCGAGGAGGTCATGACGCAGGCGGGGGTGGGCGTCGACGACATCGGCAAAGTCGCCAGCAAGCGCACCACCACCGTCGCGTTCGACTTCGGCCGCATCACCCTCAACGCCGAGCAGGTCCTCTATCTGTTCGGGGCGCCCGGCCAGGACAGGTTCTGGTTCCTATGGGACCAGCTGTTCTCCGGCAGCCTCGGCGCGGTCGTCCTGGTGGACACCCGCAGGTTGAAGGACTCCTGGTACGCGATCGACCGGCTCGAACACCACGGAATGCCGTTCGTCGTGGCGGTCAACCGCTTCGAGCCGACCGAACCGAGCCTGGAGCAGGTGCGGGACGCGCTGTCGCTGTCGCCGGACGTGCCCATGCTGGACTGCGACGCGCGCATGCGCGAGTCGTGCAAGCTCGTCCTGATCTCGCTGGTCCGCCATCTGACCCGTCTCTCGGAGGCCAAGCTTTGA
- a CDS encoding roadblock/LC7 domain-containing protein: MSTIDSTSATEQTLEWLLEALRQRTPGIRHILVLSKDGLKMCYTTGLGVDQADQLAAISAGIQSLSLSASAEFGQRLGPGQAMVEFLGGLLLIVPAGEGAHLAVVAAEDSDVGVIGHNMSELVEQIGGFLTAAPRRPDPAP; this comes from the coding sequence ATGAGCACCATTGACTCCACCAGCGCCACGGAGCAGACCCTCGAATGGTTGCTGGAGGCGCTGCGGCAGAGAACGCCAGGCATCCGGCACATCCTCGTGCTGTCCAAGGACGGTTTGAAGATGTGCTACACCACAGGACTCGGCGTGGACCAGGCCGACCAGCTAGCCGCGATCTCCGCGGGGATCCAGAGCCTGTCGCTCAGCGCGTCGGCGGAGTTCGGGCAGCGGCTCGGGCCCGGCCAGGCGATGGTCGAGTTCCTCGGCGGGCTCCTGCTGATCGTGCCCGCCGGTGAGGGCGCCCACCTCGCCGTGGTCGCCGCCGAAGACTCCGACGTGGGGGTCATCGGGCACAACATGAGCGAACTCGTCGAGCAGATCGGCGGGTTCCTCACCGCAGCGCCCCGCCGACCTGATCCGGCGCCGTGA
- a CDS encoding cytochrome P450: MLSPEFAADPYSAYAVFREQAPLFYHEAMQSYVVSRYTDVERVFKDSAFTTANYDWQLEPVHGKTIVQLSGREHSVRRALVAPAFRGSELQEKFLPIIERNSADLIDGFRSTGSADLVAQFATRFPVGVIVDMLGLDKADQPKFQKWYTSIIAFLGNLSGDEQVTASGLQTKAEFAEYMLPVVQARRSALGDDLLSTLVTAEIDGETMSDEDVKSFCSLLLAAGGETTDKAVASMFALLLQHPEQLAAVREDRGLISAAFAETLRLRPPVHMIMREPAEEVEIAGGVIPAGKTVTALIGSANRDPERYKDPDSFNIFRDDLNTTSAFSAAADHLAFALGRHFCVGALLAKTEIEVATNQLLDALPDLKLADGFVPVEKGVFTRGPASLQVEFTPA; this comes from the coding sequence ATGCTGTCGCCGGAATTCGCTGCGGACCCGTACAGCGCGTACGCAGTCTTCCGTGAGCAGGCGCCCCTCTTCTACCACGAGGCCATGCAGTCCTACGTGGTCTCGCGTTACACGGACGTCGAGCGGGTCTTCAAGGACTCGGCCTTCACTACCGCGAACTACGACTGGCAGCTTGAGCCGGTCCACGGAAAGACCATTGTGCAGTTGAGCGGCCGGGAGCACTCCGTCCGCCGCGCGCTCGTCGCCCCCGCGTTTAGGGGAAGCGAACTCCAGGAGAAGTTCCTGCCGATCATCGAGCGGAACTCCGCGGACCTCATCGACGGGTTCCGGTCGACCGGATCGGCGGATCTCGTCGCCCAATTCGCGACCCGTTTCCCGGTCGGCGTCATCGTGGACATGCTCGGCCTCGACAAGGCCGACCAGCCCAAGTTCCAGAAGTGGTACACCTCGATCATCGCCTTCCTCGGCAACCTGAGCGGCGACGAGCAGGTGACCGCCAGCGGCCTCCAGACCAAGGCCGAGTTCGCCGAGTACATGCTCCCGGTCGTCCAGGCCCGCAGGTCGGCGCTCGGCGACGACCTCCTGTCCACGCTCGTCACCGCCGAGATCGACGGCGAGACCATGAGCGACGAGGACGTGAAGTCCTTCTGCAGCCTTCTGCTCGCCGCGGGCGGGGAGACCACCGACAAGGCGGTCGCGAGCATGTTCGCGCTGCTCCTCCAGCACCCCGAGCAGCTCGCGGCGGTGCGCGAGGACCGCGGCCTCATCTCCGCCGCGTTCGCCGAGACCCTGCGGCTGCGCCCGCCGGTGCACATGATCATGCGCGAGCCCGCGGAAGAGGTGGAGATCGCCGGGGGCGTCATCCCCGCGGGCAAGACCGTCACCGCGCTGATCGGGTCCGCCAACCGCGACCCCGAGCGCTACAAGGACCCGGACTCCTTCAACATCTTCCGGGACGACCTCAACACCACGAGCGCCTTCTCGGCCGCCGCCGACCACCTGGCGTTCGCGCTCGGCCGGCATTTCTGCGTGGGCGCCCTGCTGGCCAAGACCGAGATCGAGGTCGCCACCAACCAGCTGCTCGACGCCCTCCCCGACCTGAAGCTGGCCGACGGCTTCGTCCCGGTCGAGAAGGGCGTCTTCACGCGCGGCCCGGCTTCGCTCCAGGTGGAGTTCACCCCGGCCTGA
- a CDS encoding efflux RND transporter permease subunit — MSWLSRISLKHRKLIMLITLAVLAVGAYAIPTLKQQLLPNLSLPVVSITAVYPGASPEVIEEQIIKPIENVAKGSEGLDTMSSTSRQSVGVVIMMYEFGTDTDARVSEVQQAINRLSQLPESVDPEVRTGSLGDIPTVTLAATGGANAQDLADRLQRSVVPELQSIDGVNEVTVSGEREKLVQIVPDAAAMAARGLNVTSITGALSTAGMTVPSGSIAADGKNLSVQTGGPITSVKDIQDLWITPSAPAGATAPGASSGPVRLSAIADVTLADSEPTSLTRTNGQDSLGVSITLDHDGSATTVSDAVQEKLPDLEKALGDGAELTVISDNGPQVASSVRGLVEEGLLGLLMAVLVIVVFLRSGRSTLVTAISIPLSLLVALITLKFADYSLNMLTLGALTMAVGRVVDDSIVVLENIKRHLGYGEEKRTAIIGAVKEVAGAVTSSTATTVAVFLPIAVVGGFIGELFRPFSITVAVAMIASLVVSLTIVPVLAFWFLKIPDTGGDVEAFRAKIEEEERQGPLQRYYVPIIGWAITRRKTVLALSLVILIATFGMAGLLKSSFIGSGEVASLRVTQTLPVGTDLATTNTAAQKVEAAVKGTKGVESYQVTVGEGSGGMFGGGAGNTAGLTVALADGADAEAVQDELDEKLKALQGAGELSVAADTGVGASNAIEIQVKATDDATLKAGAEKMRDALAKLPELKEVTTDLSESAPQITIRANDVRAAKAGLSEVAISQIVAQAIQGSTVSTVNVEGAETDVVVKSSTEKPASLADVRNLRVPTAAGLVKLSDIADVKEVAGSVERSRLDGERTVTVSATPVAEDLTKASAAVQKVLDETDPPEGATYTLAGVLSDQGDAFGQLGLAMLAAILIVFLILVAVFGSIRQTLVLLVSIPFAATGAILLLLITGTPLDVAAMIGMLMLIGIVITNAIVLVDLINTYREQGMPLHEAVFEGGRRRLRPILMTALATIFALIPMALGITGHGGFISKPLAIVVIGGLLSSTLLTLVLIPTLYTMVEGRREAKHAKKKGAAAEPPAERDEDEAAELTPVS, encoded by the coding sequence GTGTCCTGGTTGTCCAGAATCAGCCTCAAGCATCGCAAGCTGATCATGCTGATCACGCTCGCGGTGCTCGCGGTGGGCGCGTACGCGATCCCGACCCTCAAGCAGCAGCTGCTGCCGAACCTGAGCCTTCCGGTGGTCTCGATCACGGCCGTCTACCCCGGCGCCTCCCCCGAGGTCATCGAGGAACAGATCATCAAGCCGATCGAGAACGTGGCCAAGGGCTCCGAGGGCCTGGACACGATGTCGTCGACGTCGCGCCAGTCCGTCGGCGTGGTCATCATGATGTACGAGTTCGGCACGGACACCGACGCCAGGGTCAGCGAGGTGCAGCAGGCGATCAACCGGCTGTCGCAGCTGCCCGAGTCGGTCGACCCCGAGGTGCGGACCGGCTCCCTCGGCGACATCCCGACCGTCACGCTGGCGGCCACCGGCGGCGCGAACGCGCAGGATCTCGCCGACCGGCTCCAGCGCTCGGTCGTCCCGGAGCTCCAGTCCATCGACGGAGTCAACGAGGTCACCGTCAGCGGTGAGCGCGAGAAGCTCGTGCAGATCGTCCCGGACGCCGCGGCCATGGCCGCGCGCGGTCTGAACGTCACCTCCATCACCGGCGCCCTGAGCACCGCGGGCATGACCGTGCCGAGCGGCTCGATCGCCGCGGACGGCAAGAACCTCAGCGTGCAGACCGGCGGCCCGATCACCTCGGTCAAGGACATCCAGGATCTCTGGATCACCCCGTCCGCGCCCGCCGGCGCCACCGCGCCGGGCGCGTCCTCCGGCCCGGTCCGGCTGTCGGCGATCGCCGACGTCACCCTCGCCGACAGCGAGCCGACCTCGCTGACCCGCACCAACGGCCAGGACAGCCTGGGCGTCTCGATCACCCTGGACCACGACGGCAGCGCCACCACGGTGTCCGACGCCGTCCAGGAGAAGCTGCCCGACCTGGAGAAGGCGCTCGGCGACGGGGCCGAGCTCACGGTCATCTCCGACAACGGACCACAGGTCGCCTCCTCCGTCCGCGGCCTGGTCGAGGAGGGCCTGCTCGGCCTCCTCATGGCCGTGCTCGTGATCGTGGTCTTCCTGCGCTCCGGCCGCTCCACCCTGGTCACCGCGATCTCGATCCCGCTGTCGCTGCTCGTCGCGCTGATCACGCTGAAGTTCGCCGACTACTCGCTCAACATGCTCACCCTCGGCGCGCTCACCATGGCCGTCGGACGAGTGGTGGACGACTCGATCGTCGTCCTGGAGAACATCAAGCGCCACCTCGGCTACGGCGAGGAGAAGCGCACCGCCATCATCGGCGCGGTCAAGGAAGTGGCGGGCGCCGTCACCTCCTCCACCGCCACCACGGTCGCGGTGTTCCTGCCCATCGCCGTGGTCGGCGGCTTCATCGGCGAGCTGTTCCGGCCGTTCTCCATCACCGTGGCCGTCGCGATGATCGCCTCCCTGGTCGTCTCGCTGACGATCGTCCCGGTGCTCGCCTTCTGGTTCCTCAAGATCCCCGACACCGGCGGCGACGTCGAGGCGTTCCGCGCCAAGATCGAGGAGGAGGAGCGGCAGGGTCCGCTCCAGCGCTACTACGTCCCGATCATCGGGTGGGCCATCACCAGGCGGAAGACCGTCCTGGCGCTCTCCCTGGTGATCCTCATCGCCACCTTCGGCATGGCGGGTCTGCTGAAGAGCAGCTTCATCGGCTCGGGCGAGGTCGCCTCGCTGCGCGTCACCCAGACCCTCCCCGTCGGCACCGACCTCGCGACCACGAACACCGCGGCCCAGAAGGTCGAGGCGGCGGTCAAGGGCACCAAGGGCGTCGAGTCCTACCAGGTCACCGTCGGCGAGGGCAGCGGCGGCATGTTCGGCGGCGGCGCGGGCAACACCGCGGGCCTCACCGTCGCGCTGGCCGACGGCGCCGACGCCGAGGCGGTCCAGGACGAGCTGGACGAGAAGCTCAAGGCGCTCCAGGGCGCCGGCGAGCTGAGCGTCGCCGCGGACACCGGCGTCGGCGCCAGCAACGCCATCGAGATCCAGGTCAAGGCCACCGACGACGCGACGCTGAAGGCCGGCGCGGAGAAGATGCGCGACGCGCTGGCGAAGCTGCCGGAGCTCAAGGAGGTCACCACCGACCTCTCGGAGAGCGCGCCGCAGATCACCATCCGCGCCAACGACGTCCGCGCGGCGAAGGCCGGCCTGTCCGAGGTCGCCATCTCCCAGATCGTCGCCCAGGCGATCCAGGGCTCGACCGTCTCCACGGTCAACGTCGAGGGCGCCGAGACCGACGTCGTGGTCAAGAGCAGCACCGAGAAGCCGGCCTCCCTGGCCGACGTCCGCAACCTGCGGGTCCCGACGGCGGCCGGCCTGGTGAAGCTCTCCGACATCGCCGACGTGAAGGAGGTGGCCGGCTCGGTCGAGCGCAGCCGCCTCGACGGGGAGCGCACCGTCACGGTCTCGGCGACCCCGGTGGCCGAGGACCTCACCAAGGCGAGCGCCGCGGTCCAGAAGGTGCTGGACGAGACCGACCCGCCCGAGGGCGCGACCTACACCCTCGCCGGTGTCCTCTCCGACCAGGGCGACGCGTTCGGCCAGCTCGGCCTGGCGATGCTCGCGGCGATCCTGATCGTCTTCCTGATCCTGGTCGCCGTGTTCGGCAGCATCCGCCAGACCCTGGTGCTGCTGGTCTCCATCCCGTTCGCCGCGACCGGCGCGATCCTGCTGCTGCTCATCACCGGCACGCCGCTGGACGTCGCCGCGATGATCGGCATGCTGATGCTGATCGGCATCGTCATCACCAACGCGATCGTGCTGGTGGACCTCATCAACACCTACCGCGAGCAGGGCATGCCGCTGCACGAGGCGGTGTTCGAGGGCGGTCGGCGCCGCCTGCGGCCGATCCTGATGACGGCCCTGGCGACGATCTTCGCGCTGATCCCGATGGCGCTGGGGATCACCGGCCACGGCGGGTTCATCTCCAAGCCGCTGGCGATCGTGGTCATCGGCGGCCTGCTCAGCTCGACGCTGCTGACCCTGGTGCTGATCCCGACCCTCTACACGATGGTCGAGGGGCGGCGCGAGGCCAAGCACGCCAAGAAGAAGGGCGCCGCGGCCGAGCCTCCGGCCGAGCGCGACGAGGACGAGGCCGCCGAGCTCACGCCGGTGTCCTAG
- a CDS encoding sensor histidine kinase, whose amino-acid sequence MSTASPPAKAPRPPVERALLAWLCCVLASGAGWVWAVTTVPAEVREVTAWGGGGAALALCLSCALTVYFAARGRWDATRFAHVGTELNGVETELYRIGEESLPILVRRAREGAPLEVMLGEIRRPANVTLQRLLHTVAAELHAAEQRTAAAAAATTRHELEAARLTDVLLPEMVRLARDERASRETVLAALERPADAELDRLLEEIAEAVTSGERRGGAAMAACANAAARVQAQTTSLLAELREMEHRYGDDKVFADLLEIDHRVSQLGRLADSIALLSGGRTGRRWTKPIVMESVLRGAMGRIDAYRRVRLHNTSKAAVVGYAAEGVMHALAELMDNATTFSAHGSEVHVYLEEEDAGVIITIEDSGLGMRKRERQRAESLVAGPFDLRTMPGTRLGLAVVGRLNSKYGLKVNFRPSSRGGTGVVMMIPRQLVTQQRPDSPPAALTGRPTVTVPAPAAEDLQEAAATSSGGDWSDLPKRPRGAALAAAGHLDLPAEPAPPADIREAGARFAAFRQAGKDASQTQDER is encoded by the coding sequence ATGTCTACGGCTTCCCCACCCGCCAAAGCCCCCCGTCCGCCGGTCGAACGGGCCCTGCTCGCCTGGCTGTGCTGTGTCCTGGCCTCCGGGGCCGGCTGGGTGTGGGCCGTCACGACCGTGCCCGCCGAGGTCCGCGAGGTCACCGCCTGGGGCGGTGGCGGCGCCGCCCTCGCCCTGTGCCTGTCGTGCGCCCTCACCGTCTACTTCGCGGCCCGCGGCCGCTGGGACGCCACGCGGTTCGCGCACGTCGGCACCGAGCTCAACGGGGTCGAGACCGAGCTGTACCGGATCGGCGAGGAGTCCCTGCCGATCCTCGTGCGCCGCGCCCGCGAAGGCGCCCCGCTGGAGGTCATGCTCGGCGAGATCCGGCGTCCGGCGAACGTCACCCTCCAGCGGCTGCTGCACACCGTCGCCGCCGAACTGCACGCGGCCGAGCAGCGCACCGCCGCCGCGGCCGCCGCGACCACCCGGCACGAACTCGAGGCGGCCCGCCTCACCGATGTGCTGCTACCCGAGATGGTGCGCCTCGCCCGCGACGAGCGCGCGTCCCGCGAGACGGTGCTCGCCGCGCTGGAGCGGCCCGCGGACGCCGAGCTGGACCGGCTGCTGGAGGAGATCGCCGAGGCGGTCACCAGCGGCGAGCGGCGGGGCGGTGCGGCGATGGCCGCGTGCGCGAACGCCGCGGCCCGGGTGCAGGCCCAGACCACGAGCCTTCTCGCCGAACTGCGCGAGATGGAGCACAGGTACGGCGACGACAAGGTCTTCGCCGACCTGCTGGAGATCGACCACCGGGTCTCCCAGCTCGGCCGGCTCGCCGACAGCATCGCGCTGCTCAGCGGCGGCCGCACCGGCCGCCGCTGGACCAAGCCCATCGTCATGGAGAGCGTCCTGCGCGGCGCGATGGGCCGGATCGACGCCTACCGGCGCGTCCGGCTGCACAACACGAGCAAGGCCGCGGTCGTCGGCTACGCGGCCGAGGGCGTCATGCACGCGCTCGCCGAGCTCATGGACAACGCGACGACGTTCTCGGCGCACGGCAGCGAGGTCCACGTCTACCTGGAAGAGGAGGACGCGGGCGTCATCATCACCATCGAGGACAGCGGCCTCGGCATGCGCAAGCGCGAACGGCAGCGCGCCGAGTCCCTCGTCGCCGGCCCGTTCGACCTGCGAACGATGCCCGGCACCCGCCTCGGCCTCGCCGTCGTCGGCCGCCTCAACTCCAAGTACGGGCTGAAGGTGAACTTCCGGCCGTCCTCGCGGGGCGGCACCGGCGTCGTCATGATGATCCCGCGCCAGCTGGTCACCCAGCAGCGGCCCGACTCGCCGCCCGCCGCCCTCACCGGCCGGCCCACCGTGACCGTCCCCGCGCCCGCCGCTGAGGACCTCCAGGAGGCCGCGGCGACGTCGTCCGGCGGTGACTGGTCCGACCTGCCCAAGCGCCCGCGAGGCGCCGCCCTGGCCGCTGCGGGCCACCTCGATCTCCCGGCCGAGCCCGCCCCTCCGGCGGACATTCGCGAGGCAGGGGCCCGGTTCGCCGCCTTCCGGCAGGCCGGGAAAGACGCGTCGCAGACCCAGGACGAACGATAG